In one Desulfoferula mesophila genomic region, the following are encoded:
- a CDS encoding zinc-dependent alcohol dehydrogenase, translated as MKAVICSRKQGLVFTEVPTPQAGPGEVVVRVADTGVCGSDISFIKKGFFEEGYILGHEISAVVHQVGQGVEGIEPGQRVMMRPTFCGQCAFCTSGKPHFCSEYRRLLGVRDLPGGFAEYVRVLPGMLIPIPEGVDSRNAALAEVFASSYHGLNCSQAQGGSALVMGGGPIGLAMVALLKLHGFGPILLSEPVAAKREVGLAFGADAAVDPLRENLGYHVFDLTQDRGFDAVFECSGIADNVPLALDFIAVQGRITVVSVISDFARIPMRRLTFTEAKLTASISNTHEENKQILQWMAQGRLDGRPMISEIISLEELPQVFNERILAGKSIKTLLKIGPEF; from the coding sequence ATGAAAGCAGTGATTTGTTCGCGGAAGCAGGGCCTGGTCTTCACCGAGGTGCCCACACCCCAGGCGGGCCCGGGCGAGGTGGTGGTCCGCGTGGCTGACACCGGAGTCTGCGGCTCTGACATATCGTTCATCAAGAAGGGCTTTTTTGAAGAAGGCTACATCCTGGGGCACGAGATAAGCGCGGTGGTGCACCAGGTGGGTCAAGGGGTGGAGGGTATAGAGCCCGGCCAGCGGGTGATGATGCGGCCCACCTTTTGCGGCCAATGCGCTTTTTGCACCAGCGGCAAGCCCCACTTTTGCTCGGAGTACCGCCGCCTGCTGGGGGTGCGCGACCTGCCCGGCGGATTCGCGGAGTATGTGCGGGTGTTGCCGGGCATGCTCATCCCCATCCCCGAGGGGGTGGACTCGCGCAACGCGGCCCTGGCCGAGGTCTTCGCCTCGTCCTATCACGGCCTGAATTGCTCACAAGCCCAGGGCGGCTCGGCCCTGGTCATGGGCGGCGGGCCCATAGGTTTGGCCATGGTGGCCCTGCTCAAGCTGCACGGATTCGGCCCCATCCTGCTCAGCGAGCCGGTGGCGGCCAAGCGGGAAGTGGGCCTGGCCTTCGGGGCCGACGCGGCGGTGGACCCCTTGCGGGAAAACCTGGGCTACCACGTCTTCGACCTCACCCAGGATCGTGGATTTGACGCCGTCTTCGAGTGCTCGGGCATCGCAGACAACGTGCCCCTGGCCCTGGATTTCATCGCCGTGCAGGGGCGCATCACCGTGGTGAGCGTCATCAGCGACTTCGCCCGCATCCCCATGCGGCGCCTGACCTTCACCGAAGCCAAGCTCACCGCCTCCATCTCCAACACCCACGAGGAAAACAAGCAAATATTACAGTGGATGGCCCAAGGGCGCCTGGACGGCCGCCCCATGATCAGCGAGATCATCAGCCTGGAGGAGCTACCTCAGGTTTTTAACGAACGCATCCTGGCCGGCAAGTCGATCAAGACCCTGTTAAAAATCGGGCCCGAATTCTAG
- a CDS encoding TRAP transporter substrate-binding protein: MNKFFKVLLLQTMIAALVLGTWGSALAASNPRMTIKIAQCCPADQAYGVYVHGLANVVESKSKGQIKVDTLDGGVLGGEQDMAQAVQIGTIQMAAITGNNVAQLAPSLNILVLPYLNATMEDVVGKGGLLAPGPYFDELRKRVLKESGSLLLMGGYTNGFRYFFTKNRCVRTLADLQGLKIRIPKNPVMEAMWKALGVSPYPVAWSETFTAIQQGVVDAFDSPLDTILRMGFYQDIKYVIETHYTPQAAVLIVNNTWFQSLSKEDQELIKEAAKQNDVNHYHYVKAEQGKIKETLIKKHGTHFCTLTDENVWKEKCVAIWPSLYKYVGGGKAWVDATLEYKKTGKMPQ, encoded by the coding sequence ATGAATAAATTTTTTAAGGTCCTTTTATTGCAAACCATGATCGCGGCCCTGGTCTTGGGAACCTGGGGCAGTGCACTGGCCGCTTCCAATCCCCGCATGACCATCAAGATAGCCCAGTGCTGCCCGGCGGATCAGGCTTATGGAGTGTACGTGCACGGCCTGGCCAACGTGGTTGAGAGTAAATCAAAGGGCCAGATTAAAGTCGACACCCTGGACGGAGGGGTCCTGGGTGGCGAGCAGGACATGGCCCAAGCGGTACAGATCGGCACCATCCAGATGGCGGCGATCACCGGCAACAACGTAGCCCAACTGGCCCCTTCCTTGAACATCCTGGTGCTGCCCTACCTAAACGCCACCATGGAAGACGTGGTGGGCAAGGGCGGATTGCTGGCTCCCGGACCCTATTTCGACGAGTTGCGCAAACGCGTTCTCAAGGAGTCGGGCAGCCTGCTGCTAATGGGCGGCTACACCAACGGGTTCCGCTATTTCTTCACCAAGAACAGGTGCGTGCGAACCCTGGCCGATCTGCAGGGCCTAAAGATCAGGATCCCCAAGAACCCGGTAATGGAAGCCATGTGGAAGGCCCTGGGCGTTTCGCCCTACCCGGTGGCCTGGTCCGAGACCTTCACCGCGATCCAGCAAGGGGTGGTGGACGCCTTTGACAGTCCCTTGGATACCATTCTCAGGATGGGCTTTTACCAAGACATCAAGTACGTCATCGAAACGCACTACACGCCGCAAGCCGCCGTGCTGATCGTCAACAACACCTGGTTCCAGAGCCTCTCCAAGGAGGATCAGGAACTGATCAAGGAGGCCGCCAAACAAAATGACGTGAACCACTACCACTACGTCAAGGCGGAGCAGGGCAAGATCAAGGAAACCCTCATCAAGAAGCACGGCACCCACTTCTGCACGCTCACCGATGAGAATGTGTGGAAGGAAAAATGCGTGGCCATCTGGCCCAGTCTGTACAAGTACGTGGGCGGCGGCAAGGCCTGGGTCGACGCCACCCTGGAGTACAAGAAGACCGGCAAGATGCCCCAATAA
- a CDS encoding SDR family NAD(P)-dependent oxidoreductase encodes MSDNREVVLISGAASNIGLACAQRFARDHFVVLADLGDAGQQAQAIGGNALALQGDVTNPDDCAQWVAQARNEGPLKAVVHSAGITKPAKPIEQTSLEEWESVIRVNLTGAFNMCRAAIPALREYGPGAAMVLVSSRASKTGFAALGANSGATKAHYCASKAGVNSLTKSLAVELAVEGIRVNCVAPGPMEGTMIPQAQWGTLAAKVPLGRLGKPEEIAEAAYFLCSPKAAFITGHILDVNGGTLMD; translated from the coding sequence ATGAGCGATAATAGAGAAGTGGTCCTAATAAGCGGCGCTGCCAGCAACATCGGTCTGGCCTGCGCCCAACGTTTCGCCCGCGACCACTTCGTGGTCTTGGCCGACCTGGGGGACGCTGGCCAACAGGCCCAGGCCATCGGCGGCAACGCCCTGGCGTTGCAAGGCGACGTGACCAACCCGGATGACTGCGCGCAGTGGGTGGCTCAGGCCCGCAATGAGGGCCCTTTGAAGGCCGTAGTGCATTCGGCGGGCATCACCAAACCGGCCAAGCCCATCGAACAAACCAGCTTGGAAGAATGGGAAAGCGTCATCCGGGTGAACCTAACCGGAGCCTTCAATATGTGCCGAGCAGCCATACCGGCCCTGCGGGAGTACGGACCGGGGGCGGCCATGGTGCTGGTCAGTTCCCGCGCCTCCAAAACCGGCTTCGCCGCCCTGGGGGCCAACTCCGGCGCCACCAAGGCCCACTACTGCGCCTCCAAGGCGGGAGTCAACTCGCTGACCAAGTCCCTGGCCGTGGAATTGGCGGTAGAGGGCATCCGGGTGAACTGCGTGGCGCCCGGCCCCATGGAAGGCACGATGATACCGCAGGCCCAATGGGGGACCTTGGCGGCCAAGGTGCCTCTGGGCCGCCTGGGAAAACCTGAGGAGATCGCCGAAGCCGCCTATTTCTTGTGTTCCCCAAAAGCCGCCTTTATCACCGGTCACATCCTGGACGTGAATGGCGGCACCCTTATGGACTAA
- a CDS encoding amidohydrolase/deacetylase family metallohydrolase gives MVEDLLLKNAMLIDPSMGIKGQRDIVITNGHIKTVATEISTGTAQRVIDVEGKIVTSGLIDLHTHVADGLIPIGCSPDECGVYSGVTTVCDGGSLGWANFRGLPRYITPAVKTEVLSFLNLASTGLAVMPEIWDRRNLDLASTLDTIQEFPETIKGLKVRAIGAFVRNLGLEGFSLVKGLSRKAGLPLMVHLGTEPEEEVGETELAEFTKGMLGMLEAGDILTHVFTWKRGGVIDQDGVMLHEAEEARRRGVIFDVANAKTNFSFSIARKAIGRGFRPSCISTDLTGVNLQSVHSLPVSMSKFMAAGLTLEEVVAMTTCNPAQVIKESHRKGCLRAGYPADLTILELKQGEFNFSDGIQGRSFTGDYLLVPRLTIKKGVLIKANPQFP, from the coding sequence GTGGTGGAAGACCTCCTGCTTAAAAACGCCATGCTTATCGATCCCTCCATGGGAATCAAGGGGCAACGAGACATTGTCATCACCAACGGCCACATAAAGACAGTGGCCACGGAGATTTCTACCGGCACCGCCCAACGGGTCATCGACGTCGAAGGTAAAATCGTCACCTCCGGCCTGATAGACCTGCACACCCACGTAGCCGACGGTCTCATACCCATCGGCTGCTCACCGGACGAATGCGGCGTCTACTCCGGAGTGACCACGGTCTGCGATGGTGGCAGCCTGGGCTGGGCCAATTTCCGGGGACTACCCAGATACATCACCCCCGCGGTCAAGACCGAGGTCCTTTCTTTCCTAAACCTCGCTTCCACAGGTCTGGCAGTCATGCCGGAGATCTGGGACCGACGCAACCTGGATCTGGCGTCCACCCTGGACACCATCCAGGAATTCCCTGAAACCATTAAGGGCCTCAAGGTGCGGGCCATCGGCGCCTTTGTGCGCAATCTGGGCCTGGAAGGCTTCAGCTTGGTCAAGGGATTGTCCCGCAAAGCTGGGCTGCCACTCATGGTGCATCTGGGTACGGAACCCGAAGAGGAGGTCGGCGAAACAGAACTGGCCGAGTTCACCAAGGGGATGCTCGGCATGTTGGAAGCGGGAGACATCCTGACCCACGTCTTCACCTGGAAAAGGGGTGGAGTGATCGATCAGGACGGTGTCATGCTGCACGAAGCCGAAGAAGCGAGGCGTCGTGGGGTGATTTTCGACGTGGCCAACGCTAAGACCAACTTCAGCTTTTCCATCGCCCGCAAGGCCATCGGGCGCGGCTTCCGCCCCTCATGCATCAGTACCGACCTGACCGGTGTGAACTTACAGTCGGTCCATAGCCTGCCGGTCAGCATGTCCAAATTCATGGCCGCCGGGCTGACCCTGGAAGAGGTGGTGGCCATGACCACCTGCAACCCCGCCCAGGTCATCAAGGAAAGCCACCGGAAGGGATGTCTGCGAGCCGGTTATCCAGCCGATCTAACCATATTGGAACTCAAGCAAGGCGAATTTAATTTTTCCGACGGCATCCAGGGTCGATCCTTCACGGGTGATTACCTGCTGGTGCCCAGGTTGACCATTAAGAAGGGGGTGTTGATAAAAGCCAACCCACAATTTCCGTAA
- a CDS encoding zinc-dependent alcohol dehydrogenase: MLAVVKDLPQAQRVAVMEVPEPKLQPGWVLVKVELAGICGSDLHAYHWTPDYQERFAGMLPAILGHEYTGVVQELGPGVEDVAVGDRVVSRTPISCGRCPACLAGQEAICDHRRLLGVHYAGAMAQYVAVPARNCHVLPPDYPVELAVLSEPISIAFNAVLKLGSMQGRNVAIIGPGPIGYLVALLAELGGANRIFVLGLPKDEPRLAIFQENLARVSTATNLDEMQDLIKERTRSGGADAAFEVSGAPVGLDIGLRLVRKRGTVVLLGIISSTAQVNTNLAVRTETTIIGSPAAPERTWRRMLDYLANLPEANQASFMRAIGETLPLEKAAEAIERLAAGQGFKTVLRP; the protein is encoded by the coding sequence ATGCTCGCCGTGGTCAAGGACCTGCCCCAGGCCCAACGCGTGGCGGTAATGGAAGTGCCGGAGCCCAAACTCCAACCCGGCTGGGTGCTGGTCAAGGTGGAGCTGGCCGGCATTTGCGGCAGTGACCTGCACGCCTACCACTGGACTCCCGACTATCAGGAGCGTTTCGCCGGCATGCTGCCCGCCATCCTGGGCCACGAGTACACCGGCGTGGTGCAAGAGCTGGGGCCGGGGGTGGAGGACGTGGCCGTAGGCGACCGGGTGGTCTCGCGCACCCCCATCTCCTGCGGGCGCTGCCCCGCCTGTCTGGCCGGGCAAGAGGCCATTTGCGACCACCGGCGGCTTCTGGGAGTGCACTACGCGGGTGCCATGGCCCAATACGTGGCCGTGCCGGCGCGCAACTGCCACGTGCTGCCTCCAGATTACCCGGTGGAGCTGGCGGTATTGTCTGAGCCCATATCCATCGCCTTCAACGCGGTGCTCAAGTTGGGCAGCATGCAAGGGCGCAACGTCGCCATCATCGGCCCGGGACCCATCGGCTACCTGGTGGCCCTGCTGGCCGAGCTAGGTGGAGCCAACCGCATTTTCGTGCTGGGCCTGCCCAAGGATGAACCCCGCCTGGCCATCTTCCAGGAAAACCTGGCCCGGGTTAGCACCGCCACGAACCTGGACGAGATGCAGGACCTGATCAAAGAACGGACTAGGAGCGGAGGAGCCGACGCGGCGTTTGAGGTGAGTGGTGCGCCCGTGGGCCTGGACATAGGCCTGCGGCTGGTACGCAAACGGGGCACGGTGGTGCTCCTGGGCATTATCTCCTCTACGGCCCAGGTCAATACCAACCTGGCGGTGCGCACAGAAACCACCATCATTGGCTCACCCGCCGCCCCGGAGCGCACCTGGAGGCGCATGTTGGATTATCTGGCCAACCTTCCCGAGGCGAACCAGGCTTCCTTCATGCGGGCCATCGGTGAGACCTTGCCCCTGGAAAAGGCCGCGGAGGCTATCGAGCGCCTGGCCGCGGGACAGGGGTTCAAGACGGTTCTGCGCCCTTAG
- a CDS encoding TRAP transporter small permease, translating into MKKTLVYLFNNFEKLVANFCLLSLVILLGAQVFSRYILHTGISWTEELSRFSFIWFVYISGSLAAQAGTHIRVTVIVDRLPPAWKNACLILADFMWVMFNCAIVASGVMLLQIMLKHPMYSSSLYVSMAYIYAVIPLAHALMTVRIIWGYWKKFRSNGASEANSELTTGA; encoded by the coding sequence ATGAAAAAAACTCTTGTCTATTTGTTCAACAATTTTGAAAAGCTGGTGGCTAACTTCTGCCTCCTTTCCTTGGTCATCTTATTGGGAGCCCAGGTTTTTTCCCGTTATATACTGCATACCGGCATTTCCTGGACCGAGGAATTGTCGCGCTTTTCCTTTATATGGTTTGTTTATATCTCCGGAAGCCTGGCCGCCCAGGCCGGAACCCACATCAGGGTGACGGTCATCGTTGACCGGCTCCCCCCAGCCTGGAAAAACGCCTGCCTCATCCTGGCTGACTTTATGTGGGTGATGTTCAACTGCGCCATTGTGGCCTCCGGAGTTATGCTCCTGCAAATCATGCTGAAACACCCCATGTACTCGTCTTCTCTATACGTATCCATGGCGTATATCTACGCGGTCATTCCTCTGGCCCATGCGCTGATGACGGTGCGAATCATATGGGGCTATTGGAAGAAATTTCGGAGCAATGGCGCCTCCGAGGCCAATTCTGAACTAACCACCGGGGCCTAA
- a CDS encoding SDR family NAD(P)-dependent oxidoreductase, with amino-acid sequence MSSDRPVALVAGGANNIGAATARLMAEDHFVVVADMGDPTAVVHELGPERAMGLRGDISNYDDCRAWVDEAEKHGPLKSLINTVGISSPGEFVENLDLDEWDRVLKVNLTGSFYLSRAAIPALKRSGFSDKSIVLISSRSGKGGTASLGSTKMSKAHYCCSKAGVICLVKCLAYELSEDQIRVNSVAPGPIKSLNPDGRPGATINPDFWESIAQRVPLKRMGEPEDIANACRFLCSDQARFITGHTMDVNGGTLMD; translated from the coding sequence ATGAGCAGCGATAGACCGGTAGCCCTGGTGGCCGGCGGAGCCAACAACATAGGCGCAGCCACTGCACGCCTCATGGCCGAGGACCATTTCGTGGTGGTTGCCGATATGGGAGACCCCACGGCGGTGGTGCATGAGCTGGGACCGGAGCGGGCGATGGGCCTACGCGGCGACATCAGCAACTATGACGACTGCCGAGCCTGGGTGGACGAGGCCGAAAAGCATGGCCCCCTCAAAAGCCTAATCAACACCGTGGGCATTAGCTCGCCCGGCGAGTTCGTGGAAAACCTTGACCTGGACGAATGGGACCGGGTGCTCAAGGTGAACCTGACCGGCAGCTTCTACCTATCGCGAGCGGCTATCCCGGCCCTGAAGCGTTCGGGCTTCTCCGACAAGTCAATCGTGCTCATCTCCTCCCGCTCGGGCAAGGGCGGCACCGCCAGCCTTGGCTCTACCAAGATGTCCAAGGCCCACTATTGCTGCTCCAAGGCCGGGGTGATCTGCCTGGTCAAGTGCCTGGCCTACGAGCTGAGCGAAGATCAGATACGGGTAAACAGCGTGGCCCCGGGCCCCATCAAGAGCCTCAATCCCGATGGTCGCCCGGGGGCCACCATCAACCCGGACTTCTGGGAGAGCATCGCCCAGAGGGTGCCACTCAAGCGCATGGGTGAACCTGAAGACATAGCCAATGCCTGCCGCTTCCTTTGCTCGGACCAGGCCCGCTTCATAACCGGGCACACCATGGACGTCAACGGTGGCACCCTTATGGATTGA